A single window of Longimicrobium sp. DNA harbors:
- a CDS encoding BamA/TamA family outer membrane protein, with protein sequence MMRRRLHALALLVAVVLLGACAGGGGAPTGPFPGLAQFAGREIRRVQFEGDLEISEDTLRRVVTTRGRSCKLFILPICPFGFGRTEPTLDLGVLSRDVVRIQLAYRDNGYYGTRVVPDVQEIAGGSVDVTFRINPGDLVTLRVLEVQGVERADSAGEIARKLPLKLNEPFRRNDFLASVDTVRNNLLDRGFPYAQVLRNYSIDTIADVAEVQLVANTGPLVTVDTILFAGLDRITERTARHQIAIREGRRLRATDLSRSQRNLFELELVDFAAVEVAPDSLQLTPDSAELEMDSIGSTVIVRVAEAARYAVDASVGYGTQDCLRAQGSHTDRNFLGGARRLEVSGLVSKLGAAGPVDALRDTRLCDEFQLDSTSTSIDTTIASALNYRVAADFVQPRLFGIRTSFLASVYAERLTEVGLYMRSARGGQAGFVRQVATGTLLSGTFTVERSRTEANDFFFCVAVEVCNREDIEALKRSRWSNSLNTSVLRNRVRLDPFPSGGHQLRTTMDYASAALGSQDEYLRVYADGTVYRRLGGPVIASARLAGGTFFQGLLNGDGYIPPNRRFYGGGPAGVRGFPRNELGPQVYVERTRLSDDGSVTELDVDTLNSATGGTRTLLGTLEVTAPSPFLRESLRLAGFVDAGRVWDPATRQAEGCQSRDPGLRITPGVGLRYATPVGPLRVDVAYNPYDPERGCLYAIDENDRLLPTPINQSFAPEGRGGALSLNRFIFQLSVGQTF encoded by the coding sequence GACGCCGGCTCCACGCCCTCGCCCTGCTGGTGGCGGTGGTGCTGCTGGGTGCGTGCGCCGGCGGCGGCGGGGCGCCCACCGGCCCCTTTCCCGGCCTGGCGCAGTTCGCCGGGCGGGAGATCCGCCGCGTCCAGTTCGAGGGCGACCTCGAGATCTCCGAAGACACCCTCCGCCGCGTCGTCACCACGCGCGGAAGGTCGTGCAAGCTCTTCATCCTCCCCATCTGCCCCTTTGGCTTCGGGCGCACGGAGCCCACGCTGGACCTGGGCGTCCTCTCGCGCGACGTGGTGCGCATCCAGCTCGCCTACCGCGACAACGGGTACTACGGCACCCGCGTCGTCCCGGACGTGCAGGAGATCGCGGGCGGAAGCGTGGACGTCACCTTTCGCATCAACCCCGGCGACCTGGTGACGCTGCGGGTGCTGGAGGTGCAGGGGGTGGAGCGCGCCGACAGCGCGGGCGAGATCGCGCGCAAGCTGCCGCTGAAGCTGAACGAGCCGTTCCGCCGCAACGACTTCCTGGCATCGGTGGATACGGTGCGCAACAACCTGCTGGACAGGGGCTTCCCCTACGCCCAGGTGCTGCGCAACTACTCCATCGACACCATCGCGGACGTGGCGGAGGTGCAGCTCGTGGCCAACACGGGGCCGCTGGTGACGGTGGACACCATCCTCTTCGCCGGGCTGGACCGCATCACCGAACGCACGGCGCGGCACCAGATCGCAATTCGCGAAGGGCGCCGGCTGCGCGCCACGGACCTCTCCCGCAGCCAGCGCAACCTGTTCGAGCTGGAGCTGGTGGACTTCGCGGCGGTGGAGGTGGCGCCGGACTCGCTCCAGCTCACGCCGGACAGCGCGGAGCTGGAGATGGACAGCATCGGCTCCACCGTGATCGTGCGCGTGGCCGAGGCGGCGCGCTACGCCGTGGACGCCTCCGTCGGCTACGGCACGCAGGACTGCCTGCGCGCGCAGGGGAGCCACACGGACCGCAACTTCCTGGGCGGCGCGCGGCGGCTGGAGGTCTCCGGGCTGGTGTCGAAGCTGGGCGCGGCGGGGCCGGTGGACGCGCTGCGCGACACGCGGCTGTGCGACGAGTTCCAGCTCGATTCCACCTCCACCTCCATCGACACCACCATCGCCAGCGCGCTGAACTACCGCGTCGCCGCGGACTTCGTGCAGCCGCGCCTCTTCGGCATCCGCACCTCGTTCCTGGCCAGCGTCTACGCGGAGCGGCTCACCGAGGTGGGGCTTTACATGCGCAGCGCGCGGGGCGGGCAGGCCGGCTTCGTGCGCCAGGTGGCGACGGGGACGCTGCTCTCCGGCACCTTCACGGTGGAAAGGTCGCGCACGGAGGCGAACGACTTTTTCTTCTGCGTGGCGGTGGAGGTGTGCAACCGCGAGGACATCGAGGCGCTGAAGCGGTCGCGCTGGTCCAACTCGCTGAACACCTCCGTGCTGCGCAACCGCGTGCGGCTGGACCCCTTCCCCAGCGGCGGCCACCAGCTTCGCACCACGATGGACTACGCCTCGGCGGCGCTGGGGTCGCAGGACGAGTACCTGCGCGTCTACGCCGACGGCACGGTGTACCGGCGGCTGGGCGGCCCCGTCATCGCCTCCGCGCGGCTGGCGGGGGGGACGTTCTTCCAGGGGCTGCTGAACGGCGACGGATACATTCCGCCCAACCGGCGCTTCTACGGCGGCGGCCCGGCGGGGGTGCGCGGCTTTCCGCGCAACGAGCTGGGCCCGCAGGTCTACGTGGAGCGCACGCGGCTGAGCGACGACGGCAGCGTCACCGAGCTGGACGTGGACACGCTCAACTCGGCCACGGGCGGAACCCGCACGCTGCTGGGGACGCTGGAGGTGACCGCGCCCTCGCCCTTTTTGCGCGAGTCGCTGCGGCTGGCCGGCTTCGTGGACGCGGGGCGCGTGTGGGACCCCGCCACCCGCCAGGCGGAAGGGTGCCAGAGCCGCGACCCGGGGCTGCGCATCACGCCCGGGGTGGGGCTCCGCTACGCCACGCCGGTGGGGCCGCTGCGGGTGGACGTGGCGTACAATCCGTACGACCCGGAGCGCGGGTGCCTGTACGCCATCGACGAGAACGACCGGCTCCTTCCCACGCCGATCAACCAGAGCTTCGCGCCTGAGGGGCGGGGAGGGGCGCTGAGCCTCAACCGCTTCATCTTCCAGCTCTCGGTGGGGCAGACGTTCTGA